AACATTCTGTTGTCTTCTGTTAAGAATATGCTCCCCGTTTAgatcaaataaaaacaaacctaGAATCAAGCATTTATGTTTTACTCCCTTTTATAACATTAAAATGTGCCTGAGATTTTGTGCGTGTGCAAGCAaacctccttttattaaaaatagatgCATAGCATGCTTTGGAAAGGTTTCTTAGCTCAAAATAAACAATTTTTCCTAGAATATAAAATAATCTTCTGCTTAACTCCTACTGATTGCACTTTCCTCAGTGTGCTTTCAACAGCCTTCAGAAAGTTCAGAGAGAAATGTCATTCTGTTAATACTCCACTAGCACCATTGCACTCATCCAAAATAAAAATCCTCCCCCAACTCCTATTTGTACATGCAATGAGAAGTATAAAACTTAACatacaaaatattttgtaaaagaaGAGGTTCAGTTTAATTTCTAAAttggaaatgcaaaaaaaaaaaaggaatccaAGTTTTCCTGTGCTTGTTCTTCACTACAGAGATGGATTTGGACCGATTATTCGGGTGCAGTAAAGAACAGATTCCTTGTTCCTTTTACTAGTACCTTCAGTTGTACAATGTGACCGCTAACATTTGGCAAAATAATATGATCATGGTGGAAATGGGGAGACAGACCGTTCTACAAGACATTTATTGTCCTAGACACATACATTTGAAAGCAGAAGATAACTGATAAGCATTTGTTATGGTCTTTTATTCAAGCCAGGAAGTCAGATGTCTAAAGGGTCTCAAGATTTAGCTTTGGTTTCTTCTTTCCTGTGATCTCTTCCCaactcctccttcttccttcctCAACTCCCTGCAAACTCTTTCTCTCACCCCATCTCCCTTTCTTTTTCCACTTTAACATGCACATTCCTTCTGCAACTCTCCATTCCACACCTGTATCAGATGTTCAGCCGTAATGTATTATTTGTTCTGCTAGAAGTCTGTTACTTGGAAACCACTTAGTCTTCCTTTAAGATACCCATTTTTGATGAGGATGTACAAAATGGAGCTCCAAGTGCCCCAATCATGCCTGGAAGACTCTGATTTCTTCTCAGTCCACCCATCAGGTTTCTACCTGCACTTAAAAACACAGCTGAATcctgccgctgcaggccaatttCTGGCCCTTGATTTTTTCCATGGTCCCCTGTCTCAGGGGGTTTGACTGCTCTGGCAATACCTAACCTCTTCAGCCTGTCCACCAGGTTCATCTTCAATTGGTCTAGGCTAGGAGGGTTATGGGATGGTTTCAGGCCACACCTCTCCTGCAAGAATGTTTCAGCTGGTCGTGATGCCAGAAAGTTTTCAGAGAGATGCGCTCGAGTCTCAAAAGGTGGAGGGGAAGAACAAGGTGAGTGTGAGGGAGAATTTGGGGGAGTGGAGGGAATGGGAAGGGTTCGTAGGGTCTGTAGTACAGGCAGCTTTTCTGGCATGGGGCTATCACAAACTTTGGCAGAGATGCCTTGTTCATGCAAGAGTTTAGCCAGACTGGTGGTGGTGCTCAAGGTAGTGGAAGAGTCTCTTCTGTCGGTGAGGAATTCTCCAATACTAAACCTACAGGACATGGCTGGAGAGCTCACCGTTGTATTGCCAGTACTGTTGCCACTACTTCCAAATGATAATGGAGTATACATGGAGctgaaaaaaataaacacacacacacagaggatatCATTATTACTGcaccttgctctctctctctggaaacTTTCATATAACACAGGGCAAGATAAtaacaatcatttttaaaataaggcttgtgctcaaattaaaaaaaggaGATTAACAATTCCGTATCTGCATATAACAAGATTCATTGCAACTTTCACAACCTCAACCTTTATAATATTCAGAAATACAAAACATTGCTTTGCAAATCCCACACTGCAGGACAAAAAACCATTAGAAAAAAGTGAGAAGGGGCCATATTGACAAATGTTTATAGGAAATGTTTTTATAGAAAACGCAGCAAATTTTACAGGATCCTACACAACCAAATTACAGGAATAATTACAGTCCAGTACTTTTAGGTGCATTCAAATCATCACGGAAGAAGAAccctactacacctctaccccgatataatgctgtcctcgggagccaaaaaaatcttaccgcgttataggtgaaaccatgttatattgaacttgctttcaTCCGCTGGagtatgcagcccccccccccagtgctgttttaccgcgttatatctgaatttgtgttatattgggtcgcgttatatcggggtaaaggtgtaCTTTAAAATTTTAATGAGAGTATATTTCAGGATGGGGATGATTGCAAAGGTCATGGTATATGTTAAACTCATTTCTTTGTCAAGCCTTAATTTGGAAGAGTTTACCTTTTAAATGCCCTTGGCGCTGAAGCTAGAGATTAACACCATAAGACAGAACTTTCCAAAGCCAATTACTATTTAGGagtacagatgctccccgggttACTCAAGACCCGACTTACGCAAAtctgcacttacggaaaaagttccataagctagaaataggagtgtgttttattttattttttgtttttttgcataaTGGTCGGAGATATGTTTCCcacttacgcaaaattcgagttacgcaaggCGTTCCATAATGGAACGCTTGCATAAGTCAGGGAGTGTCTGTATATGGTTACATTTGATAGAAATGTTATTAAAAAAGCATACAAAACGTTTGCTCAGATGCAAAACAAACACATTGGTGGAATGAGGCTAAAGGTCTACGCACTTGCAAACCTGATTCTCCACAGCTGCAAACTGGAGGATCTTGTAGAGCTGTCACTTCAACAGAGATGATTCATTTCACGAAGCCAACGATTAACACTGTGTAGtacaagtttttttctctctcccatgtATCCCCTGTTTTTAATCCTTATCTTCCATCCCCAATACACAAACATTGTCATTATCACCTCCCATCTGTCTCTGTAACTATAATAACTCGGTGCTTCAGGAAGCAACATCTAGTTTTAATTGGGAAGGTGGGTGCTGGTTTCTGGTGCACCTGTTTATTGGAGGGAATAGGGAGAAAGCTCCGACCAGACTTGGAGTGCCTTCTGGGTAAGAGGTCAATCTCAGAACACCGAGATCCCATAGGATTTTAACCAGATCAGACCACTGATCCATCTAAACTCCTACCCTGCGCCTCAGGAGAAAACCACCAACACACACAAGATCCAACACAAAACCAACTAATAATGCTCCTGGCAAATTATGTAAGGTCACACATGATCCCAAATGCCACAGACGGTCATCTTACATCATCTATCCTGAAGTATAAAATGTGATCACCTTCACTGTATTAATTTGGATAACTACACAGGTGGCATGCAGCTGTACAAGTACATGAAATGagttagttctttttaaaaacccagtCACAGTATAGATCTCAAATATCTCCTGCAAGAATGAATCCCATCAGTAGACTATATGCTGCATAAAGTTATATTTCCATTTACTCGTCTAAATTTACTTCCATAATAGGAACCAATGTGTGGTGAAATTAAAGGGGTCAGGGGTATATGTATTcaagtgagtgagagagagagagagaaatccattTTCGCAATGCCTTTCATAATTAAAACCACTAGTAAGAACATCAGTCCTGAGTGCTCCTCTCTGGCCAGATACATCTATCATTCTTTTCTAGATCTGGTCCATACCTCAGGAGCAACTGATTCCATGCAATAACTCTCTGAATGTTAACAACCATCTTACCTGGGGGTAACCTGAGTGACATCAGAGGGGTGAAGGATCCTACAGGTAGTGAAGGTGAATGTGGAGTTTGTGGAGGAGAGACACTTTCCTGGATTTGAGGCTGCAATGCAGACAGAACACAGCCAATGAGGACAGAAAGTGAGAGAAAAGGACTCATTAAGGTAAGGTACCATTATTCCAGGATTTTTTGGGGGGtttaaataaagacaaaagaaGGGGAATTCCCCAAATATGTTCAATTGAAAAAGATAGTTCTATTTTAAGAGACTTTCCATTCCtcactttaatttttttcagtgtaaGATGAAGTGAAATTGAGACAGCTCAATATTAGAGTTTCTGCTTCTTTAGAGATTGTGTATCTTGGACACTAGCAAGGAGTGTTATATCTAGTGTTTTCAGTGCAGGACTGATCCTGGAATTCATTCCACACACTGATGCAGACTCCTCCCATGACATATCAAGTCTCTCTGTGTCTTGGTTTTCCCATGAGTAAAATAGGGGAGAGAAATACTTCTATGCCTCACAGGTGTGGCGAGGACTAGTTGCTGTGTCTAGTTTAGTGATGTGTCTAGTTGTCAAGTGCTCAGAAGATAGAGAGCACAATAAGTGATTATCTGATTTTGACTGAAGTGTGCTTCAGTTAACATTGTACGACTACTGTCTTCTGGTACTTGGATGAAAAGACTCCCAGCAGGTTACCTCCCCAAACAAGTATAAAATGGAGCTCTGCAAAGAAGTTTGCCTTTAAATTTCCCAGAGACAAATCCAGACTTCTTAATTCAGGAATCTCATATTTCTCAGTCTACCAGCAGGCTATTGTATAGAAATCACTGACCAAGACACCCCTACTGCAGGCAAGTGTATCTCCTCATACCAACATTGAGGGAGAAATCACAGAGTGCTGAAATCAGCAATTTTATTCCCTTACCACAACCTTATTTCTCAATGAATCATTTTTTGAAACTTTACTAAATTCAGTGTTCAAAATACAGTACTTTCCCCAACAGATTAAATTTCTTCCTGTCTGAAATTCTCTTTCATACCTTCTAGCAGGAAAATGTGAGTTGCCATGGTATAAaaagttttaaattttttatcaatatttttgttattttaaataagaaaatgtCAATTGTTTTTGATACAGTATTTGTTAAGAACATAGGCGTTTTCTTTTGACAAATGTACTTGGTTAAGAATTCAGTTTTTGGTCACATCCAAAATCAGCTTTTCCAGAAGCCGTATGCTCCATTAACAGCACAGGCTTAGAGGGAGAATGCCACCTTCTGAATTGACAGTCTTATATCCTGCAAAACCTTGATGTTCCTGGAGATCCCCCATCCAAGAACTGACATGATCTACCTCTACTTAGCTTTAAAATCTGACTGGGGTAATGCACAACCTTATACAGCAATGAAAAAATAAGCATAATACGGAAGCATCAAGAGTGGAGTATAAACCACAGTAAGAGATGTATGCAAAGTGAAACCATAAACATCCAGGATTCTTACCAGCGAGTGGCACTGTTGCTGAAGTAACAGGTGGCAGGAAGATCCCTGCCTCTGGCTTTGGCACTGCATGTTTCCCTTCCTCCAGAAAGGATTGTTGCACTTGAAATGTTATACCTCCTTCCCCTTCTTCCTCATCTTCCTCCAAGTCAGAGATGTGATAGACGGCATCCTGAGGTAACGGTGTAAAGCCTTTTGTGACAACACCTGGCCGTGGGTCGAGGATGGTACCTAGGTTGGGCTGAGCAAGCTGCTGCCAGTGGAACAGAGTCTGAGATCCTGATGAAGCAAAAAAAGATGCAAGGGGGTGTTTCTGTTCCATCCTACTGAATCATAAAGAGTGGCCAGAACAAAATACCAAAACAACCTGACCAATTGGGGCTGTCATCATGATACGTGAGAAGAATTTAGACCAAGAGATTCAGAGAATTAAACAGGAATGCCTAGTACTGAAACAAGTTTGCTCCTACATTTGGGTCTCTTACCCTGAAGTACCAAGCTAGCAGATAAttggctttaaaaaaaccctctctttctCCAAGGGCTTCTGATTCTTGAGTACCAACCCATTCCCAGAGCAACACTGATTTAATTACCAAATACACTGATTCCTCCATAAGCAAAGCACAACATTTCCCTCTGCTAGAGAGAGAAGGCAGATTATTCTCTTACCTTCGAGAGGTTTAACAATTTGTAATTTCTCTGGCAGGAGCGCACGGAGGCAGGGACAGCCCGCAGAGAAGTCAGCGAATTCTGACTTTGTACCCACAGACAGACAACTCTTTGTTGGTGTGCAACAGCCACCAGCCACTTCTTTCTGGTCAGCCAGCAAATGCATTTTACGCTCCCATTCCTCCTCAAAGAACTGTTTTTCACTCAGGTAGTTCTGCTGACGGAGGCAAAGTGTGTGCAGAGCTGTAGCTAAATCATTGTCTCCAGGGGTTCCAGGCTGGCCCAGCTTTTGGTTGTCCCTTGGGGAAACATGAAATCAAAATAGGGAATTAAGACTAAATGTTTAAAGACTACACATCACTAAAGTAAACAGGAGCCCAGGTTGGATTTAGTTTTGGGATGAGGAAAAAAGATGAAGTTGTTTTAAAAACTTCTATTTAATTGGTGTAGTCGGTATCACAATATCTTGCAAAGTCTCAGACTAAAAATCTGCAGACAAATTTGGGAGGAGGCAGCATCTCACAGCTTCACTATTTAGAAACAAAGACAAACAGTGCATAAGATAACctgtttgcttgctttttctCTGCAGTCACTGAATTTACTACATAAGGATGCTTATAATTTGTTGTATTGTTTGCTTGCTAACATTATCCTCTTCTGCCTTATATGCGCCATTTAATCTCTCCCCCTTCAACCCTGATGCACAAAGCCACAGACATATATGACTTGCTAGCACAATAGGTGCGGACAGCACTAGCAGGTTTAGTATTAAATCAGGTCATCAGTGGAGGAAGCCTCTGGTTCACAATATCCCATGGGGTGATATTGGGAAATTGGAACATTTAGCAGTTAAGAGAATAAGGGAAATAGTCTCAATCACACTGCAAAGTGAAAaagctggtgagagagagctaTCTCCTCGAGTTTTGATGAGAGCAACATGATTATAGTTTGGCACCGAGAATGACAATTCCTATGCATGCATACAGACTGCCTACCATCAATACAAGTAACCCCAAACCACACTAATATGCTGAGTCTCCTACTTTGAGAtttccttggagctgctcctctgGTTCAGATGTGCCTTGCTCTCCATCTGTGGTAGGCCAGACTGAAAGGGCTTTGCGGTCATGATAACACTTGAACGATTAGATCCAGGGATTGGTAGCAGGGCAGGAAATGAAGAAGAGCGACCACGTGTAACGTTAGCAACCTTGACAGTATCAAACACCCGTTTCTGCTGAACcctgagaaagggagagagaataaATGCACACAATCCCCTTCTCATCCTTATAGCAAGGAACTGATCAATGACCAATAACGTTCTCAACAGCGTTTTGGGTGggatacagaaaaaaaaacagtttcagGCAATCACAAGATTTCTACCAGGCTATCCAAGTCTAGTAAACAGTAAGGAATCAGAGCCCAGAAAGAGTGGAAATTGTCTGAGTGATGAAGTTG
This region of Mauremys mutica isolate MM-2020 ecotype Southern chromosome 10, ASM2049712v1, whole genome shotgun sequence genomic DNA includes:
- the TRAK2 gene encoding trafficking kinesin-binding protein 2 isoform X1; protein product: MNINHGDPESITDVCSNEDLPEVELVNMLEEQLPQYKLRVDTLYPYDNQDWLQAPSRYSHVPQTISPVLAEETFRYMNVNGDSNMALDNKDTNQNEELLTAFAMQALVELPPSSLAGSQKCAQVLGTDRVEQMTKTYNDVDMVTHLLAERDRDLELAARIGQALLKRNHALTEQNEVLEEQLGQAFDQVNQLQHELSKKDALLRIVSIASEESETDSSCSTPLRFNDSFNLSHDLLQLDVLQDKLRELEEENLDLRSKACHLKTETITYEAKERELVSDCVKELRETHAQIARMTEELSEKSEELIRYQEEISTLLSQIVDLQHKLKEHVIEKEELKLHLQASKDAQRELTGELHELQDRNAECLGLLHELQEEVKELRSRASPAAHLCRPQSCGAFPLDSLAAEIEGTMRMELILDEESALSKQKVQQKRVFDTVKVANVTRGRSSSFPALLPIPGSNRSSVIMTAKPFQSGLPQMESKAHLNQRSSSKEISKDNQKLGQPGTPGDNDLATALHTLCLRQQNYLSEKQFFEEEWERKMHLLADQKEVAGGCCTPTKSCLSVGTKSEFADFSAGCPCLRALLPEKLQIVKPLEGSQTLFHWQQLAQPNLGTILDPRPGVVTKGFTPLPQDAVYHISDLEEDEEEGEGGITFQVQQSFLEEGKHAVPKPEAGIFLPPVTSATVPLAASNPGKCLSSTNSTFTFTTCRILHPSDVTQVTPSSMYTPLSFGSSGNSTGNTTVSSPAMSCRFSIGEFLTDRRDSSTTLSTTTSLAKLLHEQGISAKVCDSPMPEKLPVLQTLRTLPIPSTPPNSPSHSPCSSPPPFETRAHLSENFLASRPAETFLQERCGLKPSHNPPSLDQLKMNLVDRLKRLGIARAVKPPETGDHGKNQGPEIGLQRQDSAVFLSAGRNLMGGLRRNQSLPGMIGALGAPFCTSSSKMGILKED
- the TRAK2 gene encoding trafficking kinesin-binding protein 2 isoform X3 — translated: MNINHGDPESITDVCSNEDLPEVELVNMLEEQLPQYKLRVDTLYPYDNQDWLQAPSRYSHVPQTISPVLAEETFRYMILGTDRVEQMTKTYNDVDMVTHLLAERDRDLELAARIGQALLKRNHALTEQNEVLEEQLGQAFDQVNQLQHELSKKDALLRIVSIASEESETDSSCSTPLRFNDSFNLSHDLLQLDVLQDKLRELEEENLDLRSKACHLKTETITYEAKERELVSDCVKELRETHAQIARMTEELSEKSEELIRYQEEISTLLSQIVDLQHKLKEHVIEKEELKLHLQASKDAQRELTGELHELQDRNAECLGLLHELQEEVKELRSRASPAAHLCRPQSCGAFPLDSLAAEIEGTMRMELILDEESALSKQKVQQKRVFDTVKVANVTRGRSSSFPALLPIPGSNRSSVIMTAKPFQSGLPQMESKAHLNQRSSSKEISKDNQKLGQPGTPGDNDLATALHTLCLRQQNYLSEKQFFEEEWERKMHLLADQKEVAGGCCTPTKSCLSVGTKSEFADFSAGCPCLRALLPEKLQIVKPLEGSQTLFHWQQLAQPNLGTILDPRPGVVTKGFTPLPQDAVYHISDLEEDEEEGEGGITFQVQQSFLEEGKHAVPKPEAGIFLPPVTSATVPLAASNPGKCLSSTNSTFTFTTCRILHPSDVTQVTPSSMYTPLSFGSSGNSTGNTTVSSPAMSCRFSIGEFLTDRRDSSTTLSTTTSLAKLLHEQGISAKVCDSPMPEKLPVLQTLRTLPIPSTPPNSPSHSPCSSPPPFETRAHLSENFLASRPAETFLQERCGLKPSHNPPSLDQLKMNLVDRLKRLGIARAVKPPETGDHGKNQGPEIGLQRQDSAVFLSAGRNLMGGLRRNQSLPGMIGALGAPFCTSSSKMGILKED
- the TRAK2 gene encoding trafficking kinesin-binding protein 2 isoform X2, whose translation is MNINHGDPESITDVCSNEDLPEVELVNMLEEQLPQYKLRVDTLYPYDNQDWLQAPSRYSHVPQTISPVLAEETFRYMTLVELPPSSLAGSQKCAQVLGTDRVEQMTKTYNDVDMVTHLLAERDRDLELAARIGQALLKRNHALTEQNEVLEEQLGQAFDQVNQLQHELSKKDALLRIVSIASEESETDSSCSTPLRFNDSFNLSHDLLQLDVLQDKLRELEEENLDLRSKACHLKTETITYEAKERELVSDCVKELRETHAQIARMTEELSEKSEELIRYQEEISTLLSQIVDLQHKLKEHVIEKEELKLHLQASKDAQRELTGELHELQDRNAECLGLLHELQEEVKELRSRASPAAHLCRPQSCGAFPLDSLAAEIEGTMRMELILDEESALSKQKVQQKRVFDTVKVANVTRGRSSSFPALLPIPGSNRSSVIMTAKPFQSGLPQMESKAHLNQRSSSKEISKDNQKLGQPGTPGDNDLATALHTLCLRQQNYLSEKQFFEEEWERKMHLLADQKEVAGGCCTPTKSCLSVGTKSEFADFSAGCPCLRALLPEKLQIVKPLEGSQTLFHWQQLAQPNLGTILDPRPGVVTKGFTPLPQDAVYHISDLEEDEEEGEGGITFQVQQSFLEEGKHAVPKPEAGIFLPPVTSATVPLAASNPGKCLSSTNSTFTFTTCRILHPSDVTQVTPSSMYTPLSFGSSGNSTGNTTVSSPAMSCRFSIGEFLTDRRDSSTTLSTTTSLAKLLHEQGISAKVCDSPMPEKLPVLQTLRTLPIPSTPPNSPSHSPCSSPPPFETRAHLSENFLASRPAETFLQERCGLKPSHNPPSLDQLKMNLVDRLKRLGIARAVKPPETGDHGKNQGPEIGLQRQDSAVFLSAGRNLMGGLRRNQSLPGMIGALGAPFCTSSSKMGILKED